A portion of the Ferrimonas lipolytica genome contains these proteins:
- a CDS encoding Ig-like domain-containing protein, translating into MSSRLKLASLAKLWLLTSMMIVSVSVSASEPLLNLDVNFQRINIGGEGVTITQFPSKLEVTERYRDWSVCQNGPSFDCPNPESVEDAIWVDDIVHLYENVITIDGVQVDAVMLRTSFGEHNPTKQADYDVEASSDDDGDFCPVYIGDIQYDIHFILGGSFDLDSMTWEPVNLQNVQATTRGSGFGDYMDFTGFDRLWISRYDNATSTSPVVDEYHIATGFTRFRGKGGTNGRYALFYDNLSTFSMSINSAYAISDYSLIRFGGYQDWYIGPNGAPYDAVELDVSSLTFSLDGSLDGSTDNARAVRVDDAEVPLIADGELVKNFGIVGDSYSELYDGYYHLWLSYDARQILDGSAEKLRVGEHEFSLVDGENQNSVRAGSDRVDVTFYDPMDNMVLIDIYKTVEMNGHIPDNRRLHPDEMEDLIEDIRYINTSANPTPGERAFFVTPQHFNFGLKAGKLNIEVVDNTPPLAESRTLVVAEESLGTPVSLAVSDVDGDPLEMNIRELPLMGTIVDGTGTPLVINQNLSAEAFAQLKYDAPEDYLHEQNPGQLSYAVNDGFTEAIGVLDIQVLPINDAPKADSASIYVDEDDVDVVPGLETPTDADNDSLLITVFSVPDLGSVTLNGIAVQLGQVISEQEFTALRYQAPTVLSENSASTRFAYLVDDQQDMSNSTDEGELLITIAAVDDDPVLTDDYARMVESVDTVASGQVNAFDEETGPQLYVPQQAPYYYGYFELFEDGKWQFLLNSSTAASLKEGETKTLQFQAKLASGWPSQIIIDIVGVDTPPEITTGEGSVIEDERTYASGSLTAKDLDDGHPQFIDKVYQGTYGALTVSNGSGYSGTWNYRLDSDKADPLQQDEQVVEQFTILLSDDYTTTVTINITGTDDPSKISRGQGSVVEDTQLTSSGQLTVTDPDNNIDAVEFKTEIVNGDFGSLSIDSDGSWEYTLDNDKANPLGEGEKDSDLLTVSLADGRTTTVVIYITGVDDAPEVSEGQGSVVEDTQPRTSGTLIVTDVDGPKLSFTEQVLKGSYGTFFIKLDGSWSYNLDEQLANPLAQDETIQELFTATLSNAMTTKVTIDVMGSDDPAVIYSELQYVYEDTRLQASGQFRVSDPDSPLPTFDTFSKTSAYGEVNLEEDGRWNYLLDNDKVNHFAKGDSETETYPVELSDGSTSELKIVIHGTDDPAEISAGVGAVVEDSQPATSGLLVATDVDSPSLAFKAAELNGSYGKLTVSADGSWGYLLDERADALAQDQAATDQLTLTLNDNQSTTTVTISITGTDDKPVIEEGSGSVVEDSKPTTSGTLVAFDADDPTLKPVAAVILGDYGSFTIAVDGSWTYQLDERADALTEGQSLTKVFTVNLTSGEATKVTIAISGIDDVPVISEGVGSVVENTQIQASGQLTATDADNPELSFIAAEFEGTFGDLVVNADGNWEYQLDERAEVLGQDQQELDGFVVALNDDSATHINITVTGINDEPLAVDDSSELDEDALTVIEVLSNDIDAEHSIDPASVMVTTKPENGSVEVNVNNGSINYQPDANYAGSDSFQYRFTDADGAQSNIATVSLTIRELNDAPLVVNDSAMTEEDVAVEVDVLANDSEIDSEDSIDASSLEIVTEPNHGTVAIVDGKLWYTPALNQTAAAQLSYRVADSFGLYSEAALVVVAISGLNDAPVARDDSFEIDEDTPLVLTLLANDEDVDSVLGNESVRILTQPDNASVSQDEAGNWQFLSETHVNGNFEFQYLLIDDNELASQPATVTVEVLAVNDAPIAQDDSAQLLEDGDVSINVLGNDSDVDGELVLSSIDIVTAPQYGEVTLDRTSGLVRYQAAANHYGSDSFVYRVQDDLGAWSNTAVVELNIAAVNDAPEAVDDVATVIESDSVIIAVLTNDFDTDGELMPQSVTVMAAPSHGEVELNADGSIRYTPQPDYYGADKFSYQIADEIGELSNIAQVAITVISNNGIPVAKDDSYTLAEGELLSINDGVLLNDSDADADPITAELVTKPSYGELILNSDGSFSYQHDGSEQRSDSFSYRVSDGEAVSDNANVSLTISNVNDAPLANDDSQTTLEELPVTIMVLANDSDADGDALSVTLLSQPTLGQATVLDSGSVLYQPWPNLNGGDSFNYQINDGNGGIANAKVAITIGGVNDAPVAMDDSAVTDNRTGVMVDVLANDSDADGDTLTLVSAEVAVGQVLINPDQTLSYQPDPEVLGEMPISYQISDGNGGLANALVTVTVVSNNAPPVANDDELVLASGQTEAQIDVLVNDIDADGDSLALIGAAASEGSVTIASNQLRFVTGDNFSGFASISYRISDGFGGEDSAVVTVIDEDALKPVITVPDSAYVDASGLFTKVNLGTATAEDRYGNPLPVSLIDGLPFFQPGDNTAFWQACDDEGRCATAPQKVYVRPLISIAKDQVVLEGDEVEVAVVMNGAHFEYPVTVPFTVSGDADNADHDLQAGEVIIESGSSASIRFRVVQDELLEGDETLLIELAEGINRGNKHNHEIVISESNLAPELTLAAYQAGEPRLIAFQQQGMMEVEAQLVDPNLGDSHQLVWQLDDAVVDLDADDYRVSFEPSKMEVGLYPLSLTVTDNGGLSDTSALYIEVRSSAVALMPNQDSDGDLIPDAQEGYVDSDYDGIPDYLDQMTDECNVLPETVDNWDGYIVEGDPAVCLRTGAYSAQGVTGGAQIVDEDIAVEGDELGVDTEAQNIGGIFDFIAYNLPESGQQLQVVMPQRLAIPADAVYRKFLPNEGWITLVEDLFNLVHSAPGEPGFCPPPGGDVWTPGLTEGHWCVQLTLVDGGRYDADGMVNGTVVDPGGVAVLLSDNTIPVALDDSITLRAGEQTEIWVLDNDSDADGDALTVVSASASFGEVTINDDGSVSYLAPENYLGSDNIRYGISDGQGGSAYAEVAVTVYVNRAPVAEDDTAQMFDGEQIDLPVLANDSDADDDVLRIVDVTASAGSVSIIDDGKLRFEAPEGFVGNVVIEYSVSDGAGGLATATVIVTVTANQVVKTEGGSGGSMSHGWIVLLMFAAAWRRLSQQRMGAAVLAAIALMSSAANAAGPEGKESKALKSWFVSGQLNWAASQVDESDLNGDFTDAGINASVLSLDEARLGWGLGLGYFVTDNWFVEAGYLDTGEVELTLQGIFDDTEQFFDTVEHIYPESGSGPYAQLGYRYQLSPQFSLSGKVGAFFWQGDYDSFSLSGNGRGSDAPSGTDLLYGISADYRFADNWVASMQAQRIEFDNYPTHMIGLNLAYHFGAAKQPASTVTKPITAKPVVVADGDGDGDGVQDRMDQCAQTPVTDAVDEFGCTRWQKTSTKLKLQILFANDSDVVAAEYDPALAEAAEIITAHNLQHVPISGHSSSPAGRAYNQELSERRAEAVKTILVEHYQLLPEQLDVQAKGESELKVSGDSEAHHAQNRRVEIELSFPEKNALKRQ; encoded by the coding sequence TTCAGCTTGGATGGCAGCTTGGATGGCAGCACAGATAACGCCCGAGCGGTGCGAGTCGATGATGCTGAGGTGCCGCTGATTGCCGATGGTGAACTGGTCAAGAACTTTGGCATCGTCGGTGATTCCTACAGTGAGCTCTACGACGGTTATTACCACCTTTGGCTCAGCTACGATGCGAGGCAAATTCTTGATGGTAGCGCCGAGAAACTGCGTGTTGGGGAACATGAATTTAGTTTAGTCGACGGTGAAAACCAGAACTCGGTTCGCGCAGGTTCGGATCGAGTTGATGTCACTTTTTATGACCCGATGGATAACATGGTCCTCATCGACATTTATAAGACCGTGGAGATGAACGGTCATATTCCGGACAATCGTCGCCTTCATCCAGATGAAATGGAGGATTTAATTGAGGACATCCGCTACATCAACACCAGTGCTAACCCGACCCCAGGGGAGAGAGCTTTCTTCGTCACTCCACAGCACTTCAACTTTGGCCTAAAGGCGGGCAAGCTCAATATCGAGGTTGTTGATAACACTCCGCCGCTGGCTGAGAGTCGCACCTTGGTGGTAGCTGAGGAGTCGCTAGGCACTCCAGTTAGCCTAGCGGTTTCTGATGTTGACGGTGACCCACTGGAGATGAATATCCGCGAGTTGCCGTTGATGGGCACCATCGTTGACGGTACTGGCACTCCTTTGGTTATCAACCAAAACTTGAGCGCAGAGGCCTTTGCGCAACTCAAGTACGATGCGCCTGAAGATTACTTGCATGAGCAGAACCCGGGCCAGCTTAGTTATGCGGTAAACGATGGTTTTACTGAGGCCATTGGGGTCCTAGATATTCAGGTGTTGCCCATTAACGACGCCCCTAAAGCCGACAGTGCCTCCATCTATGTCGACGAAGACGATGTCGACGTTGTTCCAGGGCTTGAAACACCGACTGATGCCGATAATGACAGTCTGCTGATTACCGTATTCTCCGTTCCTGATCTGGGTTCGGTAACCCTTAATGGTATCGCAGTGCAGTTGGGGCAGGTAATCAGTGAGCAGGAGTTCACTGCGCTGCGTTATCAGGCACCTACGGTCCTGAGCGAGAACAGCGCTTCGACCCGCTTTGCCTATTTGGTAGATGACCAGCAAGACATGAGCAACAGTACTGATGAAGGTGAGCTGCTTATTACCATTGCTGCCGTTGATGACGACCCGGTGTTAACCGATGACTACGCTAGAATGGTCGAGTCGGTGGACACCGTGGCCTCCGGCCAGGTGAATGCCTTCGATGAAGAAACTGGCCCGCAGTTGTATGTTCCTCAGCAAGCACCTTATTACTATGGGTATTTTGAACTTTTCGAAGACGGCAAATGGCAGTTTTTGCTCAATAGTTCCACTGCAGCCTCGCTAAAAGAGGGTGAGACGAAAACCTTGCAGTTTCAGGCTAAGCTTGCCTCGGGTTGGCCATCTCAGATCATCATCGACATCGTCGGGGTTGATACCCCACCGGAGATTACCACCGGAGAGGGGAGTGTAATCGAGGATGAACGCACCTATGCCTCAGGTTCGCTGACCGCCAAAGATTTAGATGATGGTCATCCACAGTTCATCGACAAGGTTTATCAAGGTACCTATGGAGCCTTGACGGTTAGCAATGGTAGCGGCTATAGCGGTACGTGGAACTATAGACTTGACTCGGACAAAGCCGATCCTCTGCAGCAGGACGAACAAGTTGTCGAACAATTCACCATCCTATTAAGCGATGATTATACTACCACCGTCACCATCAACATCACTGGTACCGATGACCCCTCCAAGATAAGCCGTGGTCAGGGTAGTGTGGTGGAGGATACCCAATTGACAAGCTCTGGCCAGTTGACGGTGACCGACCCTGATAACAACATCGATGCAGTTGAGTTCAAGACTGAAATCGTTAACGGCGATTTTGGTAGCTTGTCGATAGACAGCGATGGTAGCTGGGAATACACCCTTGATAACGACAAGGCTAACCCTCTTGGTGAGGGTGAAAAAGACTCCGATCTGCTAACGGTGAGTCTGGCCGACGGCCGCACCACCACAGTAGTGATCTACATTACCGGTGTTGATGATGCACCGGAAGTATCTGAGGGCCAGGGCAGCGTGGTTGAAGATACTCAGCCAAGGACGTCAGGTACCCTGATAGTGACCGATGTTGACGGTCCTAAGCTCAGCTTTACTGAACAAGTTTTGAAAGGTAGCTATGGCACCTTCTTTATTAAGTTAGATGGCAGCTGGTCCTATAACCTAGATGAGCAACTGGCGAACCCGTTAGCTCAGGATGAAACGATACAGGAGCTGTTTACCGCAACGCTAAGCAACGCAATGACTACCAAGGTGACCATTGATGTGATGGGTAGCGATGATCCCGCAGTTATATACTCGGAGTTGCAATACGTTTATGAAGATACTCGATTGCAAGCCAGTGGCCAATTCAGGGTCAGCGACCCAGATAGCCCGTTGCCAACCTTCGATACTTTCAGTAAGACCAGTGCCTATGGCGAGGTCAACCTCGAAGAGGATGGGCGTTGGAACTACTTGCTTGATAATGACAAAGTCAATCATTTCGCAAAGGGTGACTCAGAAACAGAGACTTATCCGGTTGAGTTGAGTGACGGTTCCACCTCTGAGTTGAAGATCGTGATCCATGGCACCGATGACCCAGCTGAGATCAGCGCTGGTGTTGGCGCTGTTGTCGAGGACAGCCAACCTGCGACTTCTGGCCTATTGGTCGCCACCGATGTAGATAGTCCATCGTTGGCCTTCAAGGCTGCTGAGCTGAACGGCAGCTATGGCAAGCTTACCGTGAGCGCGGACGGCAGCTGGGGCTACCTCTTGGACGAGCGCGCCGATGCGCTGGCTCAAGATCAGGCGGCCACTGACCAGTTGACCTTAACCCTAAATGATAACCAATCCACTACCACGGTAACCATCAGCATCACTGGCACCGATGATAAGCCTGTGATTGAAGAGGGCAGCGGCAGCGTGGTGGAGGACTCTAAGCCTACGACTTCCGGCACCTTGGTCGCCTTTGATGCCGATGATCCAACCCTAAAGCCAGTTGCCGCCGTTATTCTCGGGGATTATGGCAGCTTCACAATTGCCGTTGACGGCAGTTGGACTTACCAGCTGGACGAACGAGCCGATGCCCTCACTGAGGGACAGTCGCTGACCAAGGTGTTTACCGTTAACCTGACCAGTGGTGAAGCCACCAAGGTGACCATCGCTATTAGCGGTATTGATGATGTTCCAGTGATCTCCGAGGGTGTCGGATCTGTGGTGGAGAATACCCAAATCCAAGCGTCAGGCCAATTGACTGCCACCGATGCTGATAACCCTGAGCTGAGCTTTATCGCCGCTGAGTTTGAGGGCACCTTTGGCGACCTAGTGGTTAACGCCGATGGTAACTGGGAGTATCAGCTTGATGAGCGTGCCGAGGTGCTGGGACAAGATCAACAGGAGCTTGATGGCTTTGTTGTTGCCCTAAATGACGACAGCGCAACCCATATCAATATTACGGTTACTGGCATCAATGATGAACCGTTAGCGGTAGACGACTCCTCAGAGTTGGACGAGGATGCGCTGACTGTTATCGAGGTGCTGAGTAATGATATCGACGCCGAACACAGCATCGATCCAGCTAGCGTGATGGTAACGACTAAGCCTGAGAATGGCAGTGTCGAGGTTAACGTCAACAATGGCAGCATTAACTATCAGCCAGACGCCAACTACGCCGGTTCTGACAGCTTCCAATATCGCTTTACCGATGCTGATGGTGCCCAGTCAAACATTGCAACCGTATCACTGACCATTCGTGAGCTTAACGATGCACCGCTGGTGGTGAATGACTCAGCCATGACAGAAGAGGATGTTGCAGTTGAAGTCGACGTGTTGGCCAACGACAGTGAGATTGATAGCGAAGACAGCATTGATGCATCCAGCTTGGAGATCGTCACCGAGCCGAACCACGGTACGGTGGCTATTGTCGATGGTAAATTGTGGTATACCCCAGCGCTAAACCAAACCGCAGCTGCCCAGCTGAGTTATCGAGTGGCTGATAGCTTTGGCCTTTACTCCGAAGCAGCCTTAGTGGTTGTGGCAATTAGCGGCCTGAATGACGCCCCAGTTGCTCGCGACGACAGCTTTGAAATTGATGAAGATACACCGCTTGTTCTCACGCTGCTAGCTAACGACGAAGATGTCGACAGCGTGCTTGGCAATGAATCGGTGCGTATCCTGACTCAGCCTGACAACGCCAGCGTGTCGCAGGATGAGGCGGGCAACTGGCAATTCCTCTCAGAGACGCATGTCAATGGCAACTTCGAGTTCCAGTACTTGCTGATCGATGACAATGAACTGGCCTCTCAACCTGCCACGGTGACCGTCGAGGTGCTGGCTGTCAACGATGCGCCAATAGCGCAGGATGACAGTGCCCAATTGTTGGAGGATGGTGATGTCAGTATCAACGTTCTGGGTAACGACAGCGACGTCGATGGTGAATTGGTGCTATCGAGTATCGATATCGTCACTGCACCGCAATATGGCGAAGTGACCCTCGATAGGACTTCCGGCTTGGTTCGTTATCAAGCTGCAGCCAACCACTATGGCAGTGACAGCTTTGTCTACCGAGTTCAGGATGACCTTGGGGCGTGGTCTAACACTGCGGTGGTTGAGCTCAATATCGCTGCGGTCAATGACGCTCCCGAGGCGGTCGATGATGTGGCAACGGTAATTGAGAGCGACAGCGTTATCATTGCGGTATTGACCAATGACTTCGATACCGATGGTGAGTTGATGCCACAAAGCGTAACCGTGATGGCAGCGCCGAGCCATGGTGAGGTTGAGCTTAATGCTGACGGTAGCATTCGTTATACCCCGCAGCCAGACTACTACGGCGCGGATAAATTTAGCTACCAGATCGCTGATGAAATCGGTGAACTGTCGAACATCGCTCAGGTGGCGATTACCGTGATATCCAATAATGGCATACCCGTTGCCAAAGATGACAGCTACACCTTGGCGGAAGGCGAGTTGCTCAGCATCAACGATGGTGTACTGCTGAATGACAGTGACGCCGATGCAGACCCCATAACTGCGGAGCTGGTTACCAAGCCGAGCTACGGTGAGCTGATCCTAAACAGCGACGGTAGCTTCAGCTACCAGCACGACGGCAGCGAGCAGCGCAGTGACAGCTTCAGCTATCGCGTCAGCGACGGTGAAGCGGTGTCTGATAATGCCAACGTTAGCCTGACGATCAGCAATGTTAACGACGCGCCGTTGGCCAACGATGACAGCCAAACCACTCTGGAAGAACTGCCTGTAACCATCATGGTGTTAGCAAATGACAGCGATGCCGATGGCGACGCCCTGAGCGTAACCTTGCTGAGTCAACCAACCCTGGGACAAGCTACGGTGCTGGATTCCGGCTCGGTGCTGTACCAGCCTTGGCCAAACCTCAACGGTGGCGATAGCTTTAACTATCAGATCAACGACGGTAACGGTGGCATTGCCAATGCCAAGGTCGCCATTACCATCGGCGGCGTCAATGATGCGCCAGTCGCGATGGACGACAGCGCCGTGACCGACAACCGCACTGGGGTGATGGTAGATGTGTTAGCCAACGACAGCGACGCAGATGGCGACACCCTAACGCTGGTGAGTGCTGAAGTGGCTGTGGGGCAGGTGCTCATCAATCCAGATCAGACCCTGAGTTATCAACCAGATCCTGAGGTGCTCGGTGAAATGCCGATCTCCTATCAGATCAGTGATGGTAACGGTGGCCTGGCTAACGCCTTAGTTACCGTTACCGTGGTGAGCAACAATGCTCCACCGGTAGCCAACGACGACGAGTTGGTACTGGCCAGTGGTCAGACTGAAGCGCAGATCGACGTACTGGTTAACGACATCGATGCTGATGGCGATAGCTTAGCCTTGATTGGCGCGGCGGCCAGTGAAGGCTCGGTAACCATTGCCAGCAATCAATTGCGCTTCGTGACAGGCGATAACTTCAGTGGCTTCGCTAGCATCAGCTACCGCATCAGTGACGGCTTTGGCGGCGAAGATTCCGCCGTGGTTACGGTTATCGACGAAGACGCACTCAAGCCGGTGATCACCGTACCTGATTCCGCTTACGTTGATGCCAGTGGCCTCTTTACCAAGGTAAACCTAGGAACCGCAACCGCAGAGGATCGTTACGGCAATCCGTTGCCGGTAAGCCTGATTGACGGCCTGCCGTTCTTCCAACCTGGAGACAACACCGCCTTCTGGCAAGCCTGCGATGACGAGGGCCGCTGTGCCACCGCACCGCAAAAGGTGTATGTACGACCGCTGATCTCCATCGCCAAGGATCAGGTGGTGCTTGAAGGCGACGAGGTAGAGGTGGCAGTGGTGATGAACGGAGCACACTTCGAGTACCCGGTTACCGTTCCATTTACTGTGTCTGGCGATGCAGATAATGCCGACCATGATCTGCAAGCGGGTGAAGTGATAATCGAGTCCGGCTCCTCAGCTTCGATCCGTTTCCGCGTTGTTCAAGATGAACTGCTTGAAGGTGACGAAACCCTGCTTATTGAGTTAGCAGAAGGCATCAACCGAGGTAACAAGCACAACCATGAGATTGTGATCTCTGAGTCCAACCTAGCGCCAGAGCTTACCTTGGCAGCCTATCAGGCCGGTGAGCCTCGGCTAATCGCATTCCAACAGCAAGGGATGATGGAGGTTGAGGCGCAACTGGTTGATCCGAATCTCGGCGACAGTCATCAGTTGGTATGGCAGTTGGATGATGCCGTCGTCGATCTTGATGCCGACGACTACCGCGTTAGTTTCGAGCCGAGCAAGATGGAAGTCGGCTTGTACCCATTGTCGCTGACTGTAACTGATAACGGTGGCCTGTCAGATACCTCTGCTCTCTATATCGAGGTGCGTAGCAGTGCTGTGGCGCTGATGCCAAACCAAGACAGCGATGGCGATCTGATCCCAGATGCGCAAGAGGGCTATGTCGATAGTGACTACGACGGTATTCCTGATTACTTGGACCAGATGACCGACGAATGCAATGTCTTGCCGGAAACAGTTGATAACTGGGACGGTTACATCGTTGAAGGTGATCCAGCGGTATGTCTTCGAACTGGGGCTTACAGTGCTCAAGGCGTAACCGGTGGTGCTCAGATCGTCGATGAGGATATTGCTGTCGAGGGTGATGAGCTGGGTGTTGATACCGAGGCGCAGAACATCGGCGGCATCTTCGACTTTATCGCCTACAACCTACCGGAGTCTGGTCAGCAGTTGCAGGTGGTGATGCCACAACGCTTGGCCATTCCAGCTGATGCGGTGTACCGCAAGTTCCTGCCGAACGAAGGCTGGATAACTCTGGTAGAGGATCTGTTTAACCTAGTTCACTCTGCACCAGGGGAGCCGGGCTTCTGTCCCCCACCAGGTGGAGATGTATGGACGCCAGGGCTAACCGAAGGACACTGGTGTGTGCAGCTGACCTTGGTGGATGGTGGTCGTTACGATGCCGACGGTATGGTTAACGGTACTGTGGTCGATCCGGGGGGCGTTGCGGTGCTGCTGAGTGATAACACTATTCCGGTGGCACTCGATGACAGCATTACCCTGCGTGCCGGTGAGCAGACCGAGATCTGGGTGCTGGACAACGACAGCGATGCCGATGGTGACGCATTGACCGTGGTATCCGCTTCCGCGTCTTTTGGTGAGGTAACCATTAATGACGATGGTTCCGTCAGCTATCTGGCTCCGGAAAACTATCTGGGCAGCGACAACATCCGTTACGGCATCAGTGATGGCCAAGGTGGCAGTGCCTATGCCGAGGTAGCGGTTACGGTGTACGTTAACCGTGCACCTGTGGCCGAAGATGATACTGCACAGATGTTCGACGGCGAACAGATCGATTTACCAGTGTTAGCGAACGACAGCGACGCCGATGATGATGTGCTTCGCATCGTCGATGTAACCGCATCAGCTGGGAGTGTCAGCATTATTGACGATGGCAAGCTGCGCTTTGAGGCGCCAGAAGGCTTTGTGGGTAATGTGGTGATTGAATATAGCGTATCGGATGGGGCCGGAGGCCTTGCTACTGCAACGGTCATCGTAACGGTCACAGCGAATCAAGTTGTTAAAACTGAAGGAGGCAGTGGCGGTAGTATGAGCCATGGTTGGATAGTACTGCTGATGTTCGCGGCGGCGTGGCGTCGCTTGTCACAGCAGCGGATGGGAGCGGCCGTGCTGGCTGCCATCGCCCTGATGAGCTCGGCAGCCAATGCGGCCGGGCCAGAGGGTAAGGAGTCCAAGGCGCTTAAGTCTTGGTTCGTCAGCGGCCAGTTGAACTGGGCGGCCAGCCAGGTGGATGAGTCAGATCTTAACGGAGACTTTACCGATGCAGGCATCAATGCCTCGGTGCTGTCGCTGGATGAAGCACGCCTGGGTTGGGGATTAGGGCTGGGCTACTTCGTAACCGATAACTGGTTCGTTGAGGCGGGTTACCTGGATACCGGCGAGGTAGAGCTCACCCTGCAAGGGATCTTCGATGATACCGAGCAGTTTTTCGATACGGTTGAACACATCTACCCAGAATCAGGCAGTGGTCCATACGCGCAATTGGGTTATCGCTATCAGCTTTCGCCGCAATTCTCGTTGAGCGGCAAAGTCGGGGCCTTCTTCTGGCAAGGGGACTACGATAGCTTCTCACTATCAGGAAACGGTAGGGGCTCGGATGCACCGAGCGGCACCGATCTGCTTTATGGCATCAGTGCTGATTATCGATTTGCTGATAACTGGGTGGCTTCAATGCAAGCGCAGCGGATTGAGTTTGATAACTACCCAACCCATATGATTGGCCTGAATCTGGCTTACCACTTTGGTGCAGCAAAGCAACCGGCATCTACCGTGACTAAACCGATCACAGCAAAGCCTGTAGTTGTGGCAGATGGTGATGGTGATGGTGATGGCGTGCAGGATCGAATGGACCAATGTGCGCAAACACCGGTTACTGATGCGGTGGATGAGTTCGGCTGTACTCGTTGGCAAAAAACTTCGACCAAGCTGAAGTTACAGATCTTGTTTGCCAACGACAGTGACGTCGTTGCCGCTGAATATGATCCGGCTTTAGCAGAGGCAGCTGAAATAATTACAGCGCACAACTTGCAACATGTGCCCATCAGCGGCCATAGCTCTTCACCTGCAGGCCGTGCCTACAATCAGGAGTTGTCTGAACGTCGAGCTGAAGCAGTGAAAACCATTTTGGTCGAGCATTACCAGCTGTTACCGGAACAGTTAGATGTACAGGCCAAGGGAGAAAGTGAACTCAAGGTATCAGGCGATAGCGAAGCACACCATGCGCAGAATCGCCGGGTTGAGATTGAGCTTTCTTTTCCCGAGAAGAATGCACTGAAACGGCAGTAA
- a CDS encoding disulfide bond formation protein B, producing MNPITAGFSSLKSAPAQTLSEWQNQRWLWLVMSGAALFLILSAMGYFQWFLEMDPCEKCVYIRYSQFCILFAGLIIAIKPSNNVLKVIGLLLAWYGVVQGMAWSIQLNDIHHAAHELDDVLSSGGDLFAAGGGAGSCSTDPKFPLGLPLHEWFPYEFQPSGICGEDDWSLLGLNMAEYCIIAYSIFGICLGAATFGWVSKLLKK from the coding sequence ATGAATCCAATTACAGCGGGCTTTAGTTCACTGAAAAGTGCCCCAGCCCAAACCTTATCTGAGTGGCAAAACCAACGCTGGCTATGGTTGGTGATGAGCGGAGCGGCACTATTTCTGATTCTATCTGCGATGGGTTACTTCCAGTGGTTCCTCGAGATGGACCCTTGTGAGAAGTGCGTTTACATCCGTTACAGCCAGTTTTGTATCCTGTTTGCAGGACTGATTATTGCCATAAAGCCGAGCAATAATGTCTTGAAAGTGATTGGTCTATTGTTGGCTTGGTATGGCGTTGTGCAAGGCATGGCTTGGTCGATTCAATTAAACGATATCCACCACGCCGCACATGAATTGGATGATGTGTTATCCAGCGGTGGTGATCTGTTTGCTGCTGGTGGTGGTGCCGGCTCTTGCTCTACCGATCCGAAGTTCCCACTGGGCTTGCCACTGCATGAGTGGTTTCCGTATGAGTTCCAGCCCTCTGGTATTTGTGGTGAAGACGATTGGTCACTGCTGGGCTTAAATATGGCCGAGTACTGCATCATTGCTTACAGCATTTTTGGTATCTGTTTGGGAGCGGCAACCTTTGGTTGGGTATCAAAGCTATTGAAAAAGTAA
- a CDS encoding thiol:disulfide interchange protein DsbA/DsbL, whose translation MKKLLSVLALTLSFGAAAYDEGKHYIDLKDGGFEAPNQVVKVYSTNCPFCYKYEKAVIPNYVKNLPDGISYDAYHITTKPPFGLEKATAVAVGKVLGDKQYKKVKMAYYKQIHDLKKKFSSSEEATQFGIDQLGISKAEFDKRAASAEVAKLLKKWDQGLEVAKIKGIPAIVVNGKYLIITQSVTSMKMLDELTAELLAK comes from the coding sequence ATGAAAAAATTACTATCAGTATTAGCCCTAACTCTTTCTTTTGGTGCAGCGGCCTACGATGAAGGTAAGCATTACATCGACCTAAAAGACGGTGGTTTCGAGGCTCCAAATCAAGTGGTAAAGGTTTATTCCACTAACTGCCCGTTCTGCTACAAGTATGAAAAAGCGGTTATCCCTAATTACGTTAAAAACTTGCCTGATGGCATCAGTTACGATGCCTACCATATAACCACCAAGCCACCATTTGGACTAGAAAAAGCCACTGCGGTTGCAGTGGGTAAAGTGTTGGGCGATAAGCAGTACAAGAAAGTGAAGATGGCCTACTACAAGCAAATTCACGATCTGAAGAAGAAGTTCAGCTCAAGCGAAGAAGCGACTCAGTTCGGTATCGATCAATTGGGGATCTCCAAAGCAGAGTTCGATAAGCGTGCAGCCTCAGCAGAAGTTGCCAAGTTGCTGAAGAAGTGGGACCAAGGCTTAGAAGTAGCCAAGATTAAAGGTATTCCAGCCATCGTGGTTAACGGCAAATACCTGATCATCACCCAAAGCGTGACCAGCATGAAGATGCTGGACGAGTTAACTGCTGAACTGCTGGCTAAGTAG